A genome region from Deltaproteobacteria bacterium includes the following:
- a CDS encoding cysteine desulfurase: MNPPGQIHTAKVYLDCNASTPIAPEVGDAMRPFLVNDFGNPSSQHWASERAKEAVENARMQVARLLGCDLTEVVFTSGGSESNNHAIKGVFYANQSRGNHIITTQVEHPAVINPCRFLEKLGARATYLPVDRFGRVDPQHVRRALTPQTILVSVMHANNEVGTVQPIREISEIVRSHGILFHTDAAQSVGKIPVNVDDLGVDLLSVAGHKVYGPKGVGALYVRKGTQIEPLIHGAGHEGGRRAGTENVLLIVGLGRACELAENWVGMGSVRSLRDLFWSRIQEMFGAGVVLNGHPTERLPNTLNVGFAGRVGAEILAGLTGVAASTGSACHEGSVELSPVLKAMGLDPRVGMGAIRFSLGRDTTEEEIDYVASLLEKKKTPSAVF; this comes from the coding sequence ATGAACCCACCAGGTCAAATTCATACTGCAAAGGTATATTTGGATTGCAATGCCAGCACCCCCATTGCCCCGGAAGTGGGCGATGCCATGCGGCCGTTTCTTGTGAACGACTTCGGGAACCCTTCGAGCCAACACTGGGCCTCGGAGCGCGCAAAAGAGGCCGTCGAAAATGCTCGTATGCAAGTAGCGCGGCTTTTGGGGTGCGATCTCACAGAGGTGGTCTTTACCAGTGGGGGAAGTGAATCCAACAACCACGCCATCAAGGGGGTCTTTTACGCCAACCAGAGTCGAGGGAACCACATCATCACAACCCAGGTGGAACATCCGGCCGTCATAAATCCGTGCCGGTTTCTGGAGAAGCTTGGTGCAAGAGCAACATACCTGCCAGTCGATCGTTTTGGGCGTGTTGACCCCCAACATGTCAGGCGCGCCCTAACGCCTCAGACGATTCTTGTGAGCGTCATGCATGCCAACAACGAGGTGGGCACGGTTCAGCCGATCCGTGAGATTTCGGAAATCGTCCGGAGCCATGGCATCCTCTTCCACACAGACGCGGCCCAATCCGTGGGCAAGATACCGGTGAACGTGGATGATCTCGGTGTTGACCTCCTTTCGGTGGCGGGGCACAAGGTTTACGGGCCAAAAGGAGTCGGGGCGCTCTATGTCCGCAAAGGGACGCAGATTGAACCTCTGATCCACGGGGCAGGCCACGAGGGAGGACGGCGCGCGGGAACCGAGAACGTGCTTCTGATTGTGGGGCTCGGAAGGGCCTGTGAGCTTGCCGAAAATTGGGTCGGAATGGGTTCCGTAAGATCTCTTAGAGACCTTTTTTGGAGCCGTATTCAGGAAATGTTCGGGGCGGGTGTGGTTCTCAATGGTCACCCGACCGAACGACTTCCAAACACGCTCAACGTAGGCTTCGCCGGTCGGGTCGGTGCAGAAATTCTGGCCGGGCTTACCGGGGTGGCCGCCTCCACGGGTTCCGCCTGTCACGAGGGCTCAGTTGAACTCTCTCCTGTGCTGAAAGCCATGGGGCTCGACCCTCGAGTCGGCATGGGGGCCATCCGTTTCAGCCTGGGACGGGACACAACCGAAGAAGAAATCGATTATGTGGCATCGCTCCTGGAAAAAAAGAAGACACCTTCGGCGGTGTTCTGA
- a CDS encoding sterol desaturase family protein, which produces MNSEVLVRLAFFSGIFVGVAIWELLAPRRTLTTSKGMRWSGNLAVTFLNSLVVRLLFPVVPVGMALVAEQRGWGALNNTGLPHWLEIVAGVAVLDLVIYLQHVMFHAVPVLWRLHMMHHADLDFDVTTGLRFHPIEIILSLGIKLATVVVLGPPAAAVLIFEVLLNGTSMFNHGNISLPRGVDQRLRLLVVTPDMHRVHHSVAIRETNSNFGFNLPWWDRLMGTYRDQPARGHEGMTIGLSQFRDARRLTLPWMLALPFTGKPGEYTLNRQGREPLGGGR; this is translated from the coding sequence ATGAACAGCGAGGTCTTGGTACGACTTGCCTTTTTCTCCGGGATCTTTGTTGGGGTGGCTATCTGGGAATTGCTTGCACCCCGGCGCACCCTGACCACCTCCAAGGGCATGCGATGGTCCGGTAACCTGGCCGTTACCTTTCTCAATTCTCTGGTGGTGCGTCTACTGTTTCCAGTAGTGCCCGTGGGCATGGCCCTGGTGGCTGAGCAAAGAGGGTGGGGAGCGTTGAACAATACGGGCCTGCCCCACTGGCTCGAAATAGTCGCCGGAGTGGCAGTGCTGGATCTTGTCATCTATCTCCAGCACGTGATGTTTCATGCGGTCCCGGTGCTGTGGCGCCTGCACATGATGCATCATGCGGACCTGGATTTTGACGTGACTACAGGGCTGCGCTTCCATCCAATCGAAATCATCCTATCCCTGGGGATCAAACTCGCCACAGTAGTCGTATTGGGTCCGCCTGCCGCGGCGGTACTCATCTTCGAGGTACTTCTGAACGGAACGTCAATGTTCAATCACGGTAATATCAGCCTTCCCCGAGGGGTTGATCAAAGGCTCAGGCTCCTGGTCGTCACCCCTGACATGCACCGGGTCCATCATTCCGTGGCGATACGAGAAACCAACAGTAACTTCGGTTTCAACCTGCCCTGGTGGGATCGTCTGATGGGAACGTACCGGGACCAGCCTGCCCGGGGACACGAGGGCATGACTATCGGCCTTTCTCAATTCCGCGACGCCAGGCGCCTGACCCTGCCCTGGATGCTGGCTCTCCCGTTCACCGGCAAACCCGGCGAGTATACCCTCAACCGCCAGGGCAGAGAGCCTCTCGGGGGAGGCAGATAG
- the cadA gene encoding cadmium-translocating P-type ATPase: MDCADCAATLAKEIEKLRGVKSVSLSFATSKLRIEYDPGLTGERQIASKIGRSGYKLVQSGRYSHVVLAVEGMDCPEESTIIEKQLRKLPGIEDVQFNLIAQEVRVRYDSVRTGPDQMIQAVSRAGMKGRLKGRKRPVESFWQRRKQLVLTALSGGFILAALGFSWAGYPHRITDPLYVAAIVMGGYFIARRGFTALMNLSLDMNFLMTVAVAGAAVIEQWLEGATVMFLFSVANLLQNYTMDRARNAIRSLMDLSPREVTVKRKDREEKISPEEVRLGETIIIRPGEKIGLDGRVADGNSWVNQAPITGESMPVAKQPGDPVFAGTINQKGSLEVEVTHVYQDTTLSRIIHMVEEAQAQKAPSQSFVDEFARYYTPIVIAGAALVAVIPPLAFGYPFDVWFYRSLVLLVIACPCALVISTPVSIVSALSAAARMGILIKGGVYLEEAGALKAVAFDKTGTLTEGVPRVTDVIALNKEPLERILGTAAAIEYRSEHPLGLAIVEEAGRRGLEYPKATGFQSITGKGAKARVGGKTFYIGSHRLCEELGKCSLEIESRLLDLERQKKTAVILASEDRALGIIAIADQVRAESPSAIEQLKAEGVEKVVMLTGDSRATAEAIKASLPIDEYHAELLPEDKASIVRDLMERYGKVAMVGDGVNDAPSMAVASVGIAMGTIGTDTALETADIALMTDDLSRLPFVIRLSRKTLGIIKQNITLALLTKAVFIGLAIPGLATLWMAVGADMGASLLVIFNGLRLMAPKQRRIKPV, encoded by the coding sequence TTGGACTGTGCAGACTGCGCCGCCACCTTGGCAAAGGAGATCGAGAAGCTCAGAGGAGTGAAATCCGTGTCCCTAAGCTTTGCCACATCCAAGCTGAGGATCGAATACGACCCCGGTCTCACCGGGGAGAGGCAGATAGCCAGCAAGATCGGACGATCAGGCTACAAGCTCGTCCAGTCGGGCCGGTACAGCCATGTGGTGCTTGCCGTGGAGGGAATGGACTGCCCTGAGGAATCGACGATAATCGAAAAACAACTGAGAAAGCTCCCCGGTATAGAGGACGTGCAGTTCAATCTAATAGCCCAGGAAGTAAGAGTACGGTACGACTCGGTCCGTACCGGGCCCGACCAGATGATTCAGGCGGTCAGCCGGGCCGGAATGAAAGGCAGGCTGAAAGGGCGGAAAAGGCCGGTCGAATCCTTCTGGCAGCGTCGAAAGCAGTTGGTTCTGACCGCTCTTTCAGGGGGCTTCATCCTGGCTGCTCTCGGCTTCTCCTGGGCCGGGTATCCCCACAGGATTACCGATCCCCTCTATGTCGCGGCAATTGTTATGGGAGGGTACTTTATCGCCAGAAGGGGATTCACGGCCCTGATGAACCTCAGCCTGGACATGAATTTCCTCATGACGGTTGCAGTGGCCGGAGCGGCCGTCATCGAGCAGTGGCTGGAGGGGGCCACGGTCATGTTTCTTTTTTCAGTGGCCAACCTCCTTCAGAACTACACGATGGACAGGGCCAGAAACGCCATCCGATCCCTCATGGATTTGTCTCCCAGGGAGGTCACGGTCAAAAGGAAGGACCGCGAAGAGAAAATCTCTCCCGAAGAGGTTCGACTCGGTGAGACGATCATCATCAGGCCCGGGGAAAAAATCGGGCTGGATGGTCGCGTCGCGGACGGAAACTCCTGGGTCAACCAGGCCCCGATCACCGGAGAATCCATGCCTGTGGCCAAACAGCCTGGGGATCCCGTGTTTGCCGGAACCATCAATCAAAAGGGCTCCCTGGAAGTGGAGGTCACGCATGTCTATCAGGATACCACCCTCTCAAGGATCATCCATATGGTGGAGGAGGCCCAGGCCCAGAAAGCCCCTTCCCAGAGCTTTGTAGACGAGTTTGCCAGGTACTATACCCCTATTGTAATCGCAGGGGCTGCTCTGGTGGCGGTGATCCCTCCCCTTGCCTTTGGATATCCCTTCGATGTCTGGTTCTACAGGTCACTGGTTCTTCTGGTCATCGCCTGTCCCTGCGCCCTGGTGATCTCCACACCGGTCTCCATCGTCTCGGCCCTCAGCGCGGCGGCTCGCATGGGAATCCTCATAAAGGGAGGTGTCTATCTCGAGGAGGCCGGGGCATTGAAGGCCGTCGCCTTCGACAAGACAGGAACCCTCACCGAGGGGGTTCCAAGGGTGACGGATGTGATCGCTCTGAACAAGGAGCCCCTGGAGAGAATTCTCGGTACCGCAGCCGCAATCGAGTACCGGTCCGAACATCCTCTGGGCCTGGCCATTGTCGAAGAAGCAGGGCGAAGGGGCCTAGAGTACCCGAAGGCCACCGGCTTCCAATCCATTACCGGCAAGGGAGCAAAGGCAAGAGTGGGGGGAAAGACCTTCTACATAGGCAGCCACCGTCTCTGCGAGGAGCTCGGAAAATGCAGTCTTGAGATCGAATCAAGGTTACTCGATCTCGAAAGGCAGAAGAAGACAGCCGTTATCCTGGCCAGCGAAGACCGGGCGCTGGGGATCATCGCCATTGCCGACCAGGTCCGGGCCGAAAGCCCCTCGGCCATCGAGCAGCTCAAGGCCGAGGGGGTGGAGAAAGTCGTCATGCTCACCGGCGACAGCAGGGCAACGGCCGAAGCCATCAAGGCATCCCTTCCTATCGACGAATACCATGCGGAGCTGCTGCCCGAGGACAAGGCGTCGATCGTGAGGGATCTGATGGAAAGGTACGGCAAGGTCGCCATGGTGGGCGACGGGGTCAACGATGCACCCTCCATGGCAGTCGCAAGCGTGGGGATCGCCATGGGAACGATCGGAACGGACACGGCCCTGGAGACGGCAGACATCGCGCTCATGACCGACGATCTCTCCAGGCTGCCCTTTGTGATCCGGCTGAGCAGGAAGACACTGGGCATCATAAAACAGAACATCACCCTCGCACTTCTGACAAAGGCGGTTTTCATCGGTCTTGCCATTCCCGGGTTGGCCACCTTGTGGATGGCAGTTGGGGCGGATATGGGGGCTTCGCTTCTGGTGATCTTCAACGGACTCCGGCTTATGGCTCCAAAACAGCGCCGGATCAAGCCTGTATAG